In one Polaribacter sp. ALD11 genomic region, the following are encoded:
- a CDS encoding TlpA disulfide reductase family protein — MRNFKKYFLLILICSSCVSNKKEDSKNISILGYVRGLKDSTLVILKKSGNKQNIDSTYSLKEKFILNYRKLVIQEGLFYLTFYTKAGAELYSFNFWGGQPKNIVINGNFETKKNIKVIDSRVNNVLKKYRVVPNKYSNKIDELFDSNKNQKEKNLIFKKYMDTIKKDQINFLFKNPNTAFTLDEFFRFNEKISKDSILIFYNSLDDNLKASNNGELLKKQILSKRIKIGEMFRDFKAKDLNGNYKKLSDYKGEIIVLDFWAYWCKWCHVQNKEEFSYLNEKYKDDLVIISYSLDEEKDVWKKSTEKHSYKWENISNLLGVKDPVAFQYGVKLLPHSFLIDKNGVLQKEFIGYKKDSLIEKELEKLLNIN, encoded by the coding sequence ATGCGAAATTTCAAAAAATATTTTTTATTAATCCTAATTTGCTCTTCATGTGTTTCAAATAAAAAAGAGGACTCAAAGAATATTTCTATTTTAGGATATGTAAGAGGGCTAAAGGATAGTACCTTAGTTATTTTAAAAAAATCAGGAAATAAACAAAATATCGATTCAACTTATTCTTTAAAGGAAAAGTTTATTTTAAATTATAGAAAACTTGTTATACAAGAGGGGTTATTTTATCTTACTTTTTACACTAAAGCAGGAGCTGAATTGTATAGTTTTAATTTTTGGGGAGGTCAACCAAAAAATATAGTAATAAATGGGAATTTTGAAACAAAAAAAAATATAAAAGTTATAGACAGTAGAGTAAATAATGTTTTGAAAAAGTATAGAGTTGTACCAAATAAATATTCCAATAAAATTGATGAATTATTTGATTCCAATAAAAATCAAAAAGAGAAAAATTTAATATTTAAAAAATACATGGATACAATAAAAAAGGATCAAATAAATTTCCTTTTTAAAAACCCTAATACTGCTTTCACTCTAGACGAGTTTTTTAGGTTTAATGAAAAAATATCTAAGGATAGTATTTTAATTTTTTATAATAGTTTAGATGATAACTTAAAAGCATCAAACAATGGAGAATTATTAAAAAAGCAAATTTTAAGTAAAAGAATTAAAATAGGAGAAATGTTTCGTGATTTTAAAGCGAAAGATTTAAATGGGAATTATAAGAAGTTATCTGATTATAAAGGTGAAATTATCGTTTTAGATTTTTGGGCATATTGGTGCAAATGGTGTCACGTTCAAAACAAAGAAGAATTTTCTTATTTAAATGAAAAGTATAAAGATGATTTAGTAATTATAAGTTATTCTTTAGACGAGGAGAAAGATGTTTGGAAAAAATCTACGGAAAAACATAGTTACAAATGGGAAAATATTTCTAATTTATTAGGCGTAAAAGATCCTGTAGCTTTTCAATATGGAGTAAAACTATTGCCACATAGCTTTCTAATCGATAAAAATGGTGTTTTACAAAAAGAATTTATTGGTTATAAGAAAGATAGCTTGATTGAAAAAGAGCTTGAAAAATTACTAAATATAAACTAA